From Etheostoma cragini isolate CJK2018 chromosome 14, CSU_Ecrag_1.0, whole genome shotgun sequence, the proteins below share one genomic window:
- the LOC117956217 gene encoding serine/arginine-rich splicing factor 10-like isoform X1, giving the protein MAKYMRPPNTSLFVRNISDESRPEDLRREFGRYGPIVDVYIPLDFHTRRPRGFAYIQFEDVRDAEDALHSLDRKWVCGRQIEIQFAQGDRKTPNQMKSKERHSPGRSSRYDDYDRDSRRRRSRSRSYDRYRSRSPSYDRHRRRSKSPRESRGRGYGARSRSREDERYRPRPRRESRGRSRSRSKSASPRENANPASTSHYTEEEVRRTHSPSRSRSRSASRSRSRSRSRSRSWAGRKSGGR; this is encoded by the exons GCCTGAGGATTTGCGGCGTGAGTTTGGCCGCTATGGGCCAATAGTGGATGTCTACATCCCACTTGACTTCCATACACGTCGACCAAGAGGATTTGCTTACATTCA ATTTGAGGACGTGCGTGATGCAGAAGATGCTCTTCACAGCCTGGACAGGAAGTGGGTTTGTGGCCGGCAGATTGAAATCCAGTTTGCTCAGGGTGACCGAAAGA CACCAAATCAGATGAAGTCAAAGGAAAGGCATTCTCCAGGCAGGTCATCTCGATACGACGACTACGATCGAGACAGCCGGCGCAGACGGTCGCGCAGTCGCAGCTATGACAGATACAGGTCGCGCAGCCCCTCTTATGATCGGCATCGCAGGCGATCCAAGAGTCCTCGAGA GTCTCGTGGACGAGGGTATGGAGCACGAAGCAGGAGCCGTGAAGATGAAAG GTACAGGCCGAGGCCTCGGAGAGAGTCCAGAGGAAGATCTCGTTCACGCTCAAAATCTGCATCTCCACGAGAAAACGCCAACCCAGCGTCGACGTCCCATTACACCGAGGAAGAAGTACGACGGACACACTCCCCATCCCGCTCCAGGTCCCGGTCTGCATCAAGATCACGCTCTCGTTCGCGTTCTCGGTCCCGTTCCTGGGCTGGACGCAAGTCAGGCGGACGCTAG
- the LOC117956217 gene encoding serine/arginine-rich splicing factor 10-like isoform X2 gives MKFKVKHGQSIFEDVRDAEDALHSLDRKWVCGRQIEIQFAQGDRKTPNQMKSKERHSPGRSSRYDDYDRDSRRRRSRSRSYDRYRSRSPSYDRHRRRSKSPRESRGRGYGARSRSREDERYRPRPRRESRGRSRSRSKSASPRENANPASTSHYTEEEVRRTHSPSRSRSRSASRSRSRSRSRSRSWAGRKSGGR, from the exons ATGAAGTTCAAAGTCAAGCATGGGCAAAG CATATTTGAGGACGTGCGTGATGCAGAAGATGCTCTTCACAGCCTGGACAGGAAGTGGGTTTGTGGCCGGCAGATTGAAATCCAGTTTGCTCAGGGTGACCGAAAGA CACCAAATCAGATGAAGTCAAAGGAAAGGCATTCTCCAGGCAGGTCATCTCGATACGACGACTACGATCGAGACAGCCGGCGCAGACGGTCGCGCAGTCGCAGCTATGACAGATACAGGTCGCGCAGCCCCTCTTATGATCGGCATCGCAGGCGATCCAAGAGTCCTCGAGA GTCTCGTGGACGAGGGTATGGAGCACGAAGCAGGAGCCGTGAAGATGAAAG GTACAGGCCGAGGCCTCGGAGAGAGTCCAGAGGAAGATCTCGTTCACGCTCAAAATCTGCATCTCCACGAGAAAACGCCAACCCAGCGTCGACGTCCCATTACACCGAGGAAGAAGTACGACGGACACACTCCCCATCCCGCTCCAGGTCCCGGTCTGCATCAAGATCACGCTCTCGTTCGCGTTCTCGGTCCCGTTCCTGGGCTGGACGCAAGTCAGGCGGACGCTAG
- the LOC117956216 gene encoding gap junction alpha-9 protein-like, with translation MGDWNFLGGILEEVHIHSTMVGKIWLTILFIFRMLVLGVAAEDVWNDEQSDFICNTDQPGCRNVCYDQAFPISLIRYWVLQVIFVSSPSLVYMGHAIYQLRALEKERHCKKVALRRELEAVDTELVEMRKRIEKEMKQLEQGKLNKAPLRGSLLCTYLVHILTRSVVEVSFMVCQYILYGHRLNPLYKCEREPCPNVVDCFVSRPTEKTVFMVFMQVIACISLFLSILEIMHLGYKKIKKGILDFYPHLKADLDDYYVDKSQKNSVVHQVCVGTSAGRKTTIPTAPCGYTLLLEKQGNGPTYPLLNASSAFIPIKGDPGAKPDSHKDGKERVPSPTEQNGNSNNTSSETRSPPADKQDETEEQSSPHHEDMECPSSEYPTLPVADTSSCTTLSGIVRKSRRVSPPWNCSTLVEGNGSDSGDSYHRNNSVKPRSSCVGPRARLLSKSDIKRPIRSQSPDSAGELSSVSRHSRESNSPIASPQNRRVSQASSSGSRRAPTDLQI, from the coding sequence ATGGGAGACTGGAACTTCCTCGGAGGCATCTTGGAGGAGGTGCATATCCACTCCACCATGGTCGGCAAGATCTGGTTGACCATTCTGTTCATATTCCGGATGTTGGTGCTGGGCGTCGCAGCCGAGGACGTGTGGAACGACGAGCAGTCAGACTTCATCTGCAACACAGACCAGCCCGGCTGCCGCAACGTCTGCTACGACCAGGCCTTCCCCATCTCCCTCATCCGCTACTGGGTGCTGCAGGTGATCTTTGTGTCCTCGCCCTCCCTGGTGTACATGGGTCACGCTATCTACCAGCTGCGAGCCCTGGAGAAGGAGCGCCACTGCAAGAAGGTGGCTCTCCGTCGGGAGCTAGAGGCGGTGGACACTGAGCTGGTGGAGATGCGGAAGAGGATTGAAAAGGAGATGAAGCAGCTGGAGCAGGGAAAGCTCAACAAAGCACCACTGAGGGGCTCTCTGCTGTGTACTTATCTGGTTCACATCTTGACTCGCTCAGTGGTGGAGGTCAGCTTCATGGTGTGTCAGTACATCCTCTATGGACATCGCCTGAACCCTCTCTACAAGTGTGAGAGGGAGCCGTGCCCAAATGTGGTCGACTGCTTTGTCTCCAGGCCCACTGAGAAAACGGTTTTCATGGTGTTCATGCAAGTCATTGCCTGCATTTCGCTCTTTCTCAGCATTCTTGAGATTATGCACCTGGGATACAAGAAGATTAAGAAAGGCATCCTGGACTTCTACCCCCATCTGAAGGCCGATCTTGATGATTACTATGTCGACAAGTCACAAAAGAACTCAGTTGTGCATCAGGTCTGCGTAGGAACGTCTGCTGGTCGCAAGACTACAATTCCCACTGCTCCGTGTGGATACACATTGCTGTTGGAGAAGCAGGGCAACGGACCTACCTACCCTCTTCTTAATGCCTCATCTGCATTCATCCCAATAAAAGGGGACCCTGGTGCAAAGCCAGACAGCCACAAGGACGGCAAGGAGCGCGTGCCGAGCCCCACGGAGCAAAACGGCAACTCCAACAACACAAGCAGCGAGACACGTTCTCCTCCTGCAGATAAACAGGATGAGACTGAGGAACAATCTTCACCCCATCATGAGGACATGGAGTGTCCCAGCTCTGAGTACCCCACCCTCCCCGTAGCAGACACCTCCTCCTGCACAACTCTGTCAGGCATTGTGAGGAAGTCCCGGAGGGTCAGTCCACCGTGGAACTGCTCCACTCTGGTCGAGGGGAACGGCTCAGACAGTGGAGATTCCTACCACAGGAACAACAGCGTGAAGCCACGCAGCAGCTGCGTCGGCCCCCGAGCAAGACTGCTCTCTAAATCAGACATTAAGAGACCGATCAGGTCTCAGAGCCCCGACTCGGCAGGGGAGCTGAGCTCAGTATCTCGACACAGCCGGGAGAGTAACAGCCCCATCGCCTCCCCTCAAAACCGCAGAGTGTCACAGGCGAGCAGTTCAGGCAGCAGAAGAGCTCCAACTGATCTGCAGATATGA
- the mycbp gene encoding C-Myc-binding protein: MAHYRASESKREQFRRYLEKSGVLDAITSVLVTLYEENDKPDNALDFIKLHLGAAAPEPADAVALRMELADLQQKCNLLMEENKELRNRLMQYEPSPEDGAAE; the protein is encoded by the exons ATGGCCCATTACAGA GCCTCAGAATCAAAGCGAGAGCAATTCAGAAGATATCTGGAAAAATCTGGAGTTCTTGACGCTATAACAAGCG TTTTAGTGACACTTTATGAGGAGAATGACAAACCTGACAATGCACTGGA TTTCATAAAGCTTCACCTCGGTGCAGCTGCTCCAGAGCCAGCAGACGCTGTGGCTCTTCGCATGGAGCTGGCTGACCTACAACAGAAATGCAACCTGCTCATGGAGGAGAACAAAGAGCTGAGGAACAGG CTGATGCAGTACGAACCGTCACCTGAAGATGGAGCAGCGGAGTAG